The DNA sequence GTGTTGAAATGGGTAGTTTTAAAAATAAGGATGGCAAGATCTTAGTTGAGAATTTAATTAAGGTGATCCAAGACAATAAAGATTACCTTAGCAAAATTGATGGTGAAATTGGGGATGGAGATCATGGTATTAATATGAATAAAGGTTTTAGCATCTGTGAAGAAAGAATTGCTGATAAAGCCATGGACTTATCTGAAGCATTAAAAACGCTTGCTATGGTGCTTATGATGGAAATCGGTGGTTCGATGGGACCTCTTTATGGAACCTTGTTTATAGAAATGTCTAAAGCAGCAAAAGGTGAAGAAGATATAGATAAACAAGTATTTTATAAAATGCTAAATAGTGCTGTTAGGGGCATACAACAGCTTGGAAATGCTAAGGTTGGTGATAAAACACTGATGGATACATTAGTACCGGCGTTAGAGGCCTACAAGCAGGAGTTAGATGCAGATTCAGATTTTACGGCTGCATTAGAAA is a window from the Cellulosilyticum sp. I15G10I2 genome containing:
- the dhaL gene encoding dihydroxyacetone kinase subunit DhaL; this encodes MGSFKNKDGKILVENLIKVIQDNKDYLSKIDGEIGDGDHGINMNKGFSICEERIADKAMDLSEALKTLAMVLMMEIGGSMGPLYGTLFIEMSKAAKGEEDIDKQVFYKMLNSAVRGIQQLGNAKVGDKTLMDTLVPALEAYKQELDADSDFTAALEKMCKAAEKGKDSTIDLVAKVGRASRLGERSRGVLDAGATSCCLIIQSVAGSIIQLVK